In Callithrix jacchus isolate 240 chromosome 18, calJac240_pri, whole genome shotgun sequence, one DNA window encodes the following:
- the OR10K1 gene encoding olfactory receptor 10K1, with amino-acid sequence MERVNETVVREFVFLGFSSLARLQELLFVIFLLLYLFTLGTNAIILSTIVLDRALHTPMYFFLAILSCSETCYTFVILPKMLVDLLAQKKTISVVGCAIQMFSFLFLGCSHSFLLAAMGYDRYMAICNPLRYTVLMGHGVCIGLVAAACACGFAVSLVTTSLIFHLPFHSSNQLHHFFCDISPVLKLASQHSGLSQLVIFMLGVFVLVIPLLLILVSYVRIISAILKIPSAVGRYKTFSTCASHLIVVTVHYGCASFIYLRPKTNYSSGQDTLISVSYTILTPLFNPVIYSLRNKEFKSALRRTIGQTLYSLN; translated from the coding sequence ATGGAGCGGGTCAATGAGACTGTGGTGAGAGAGTTCGTCTTCCTCGGCTTCTCATCCCTGGCCAGGCTGCAGGAGTTGCTCTTTGTTATCTTCCTGCTCCTCTACCTGTTCACTCTGGGCACCAATGCAATCATCCTTTCCACCATTGTGCTGGACAGAGCCCTTCACACCCCCATGTACTTCTTCCTTGCCATCCTCTCCTGCTCTGAGACTTGCTACACCTTCGTCATTTTACCCAAGATGCTGGTTGACCTGCTGGCCCAGAAGAAGACCATTTCTGTTGTGGGCTGTGCCATCCAAatgttttccttcctcttccttggcTGCTCTCACTCCTTCCTGCTGGCAGCCATGGGCTATGATCGCTACATGGCTATCTGTAACCCACTACGCTACACAGTGCTCATGGGACATGGGGTGTGCATTGGACTAGTGGCTGCTGCCTGTGCCTGTGGCTTTGCTGTCTCCCTAGTCACCACCTCCCTAATATTTCATCTGCCCTTCCACTCCTCAAATCAGCTCCATCACTTCTTCTGTGACATCTCCCCTGTCCTTAAACTGGCATCTCAGCACTCTGGCCTCAGTCAGCTAGTCATATTTATGCTTGGTGTATTTGTCTTGGTTATTCCTCTGCTACTTATTCTAGTCTCCTATGTCCGCATCATCTCTGCCATTCTAAAAATCCCTTCTGCCGTTGGGAGATACAAGACCTTCTCCACCTGTGCCTCCCATCTCATTGTGGTAACTGTTCACTACGGTTGTGCCTCTTTCATCTACTTAAGACCCAAGACCAATTACTCTTCAGGCCAAGACACCCTAATCTCTGTATCCTATACCATCCTTACCCCATTGTTCAATCCAGTGATTTATAGTCTGAGAAATAAGGAATTCAAATCAGCTCTACGAAGAACAATTGGCCAAACCTTATACTCTCTTAACTAA